The Lolium rigidum isolate FL_2022 chromosome 1, APGP_CSIRO_Lrig_0.1, whole genome shotgun sequence region CACGTCACGGGAGATGTAAATTCTTTCGGTGGTTCGATCTAAGCACTTGTACCCCTTATGTATGGAACTATACCCCAGAAACACACACATCTTAGAACGGAATTCTAGTTTATGAGAGTTGTATTTGCGAAGACtaggccaacaagcacacccGAAGATGCAAAGAAAGGAATAGTTGGGTTGAACATGCATTAGGCGATATAGTGGTGTTTCTTTGTTGATGACAGGGGTAGGCATACGATTAATAAGATAACAGGCTGTGAGCAGGGCTTCGTCCCAATAGCGAAGAGGAAGTTGTGAATGAGCAAGGAGTGCTAGACCTGTTTGAACTAGGTGCTGGTGTTTGCGCTCGgcaaccccattttgttgggaagTGTGAGGACACGAGACACGGTGAACAACCCCTGTGCGCTCAAAGTATCGGTGAAGACGATggtattcaccaccccaatcagactGAACCGCTTTAATCTTAGCATTTAGGAGACGCTCCACATGAGTCTGAAAAGCATAGAATATTTGTTCAACATCAGACTTATGTTTAAGAAGATAAATCCAAGTGAACcgagagtagtcatcgacaaagcTGACATAGTATTTGTACCCCCCAGAAGAAACGCTGGCTAGACCCCAAACATCAGTATGGATTAATTCAAGAGGCACAGTAGAAACACGAGAGGACAATGAGTAGGGTAACTGATGACTTTTAGCACGTTGACAAGCATCACATACTAAATAATTATTGTTTGACGAAGAACACGAAAGCTCATCGACACTAACAATGTTTTGAACTACATTATTGGATGGATGACCAAGACGTTGGTGCCACTGTCGAGAAGTTGCACCAGCTGACACATGACGAGACGACTCCTTTCTGAACGGGATGGGGTAGAGGCCACCTTCACTCCTACCGAGAAGCAGGACCCTCCTCGTGGTTATGTCCTTGACACAGAAAAAATCACGATGAAACTCAACAAACATATGATTATCACAAACGAGACGATAAACAGAGAGAAGGCTAAGACGGGCATCAGGCACATGAAGTATATTTTTAAGGTGAAGAGATGAACCAGCTAAAAGTGATTGACCAATGTGCGAAATTGACAGACCTGCACCATTTTCTACTTGCACCTAGTCCTTGCCACCGTAGTGCTCGTATGACTGAAGACGGGCAAGCTCGTTGGTGAGGTGATCAGTCGTCCCGGAGTCCATGATCCAGGGATTGTTGTTGTAGTTTGTTGTTGCAGCATTGCCACTCTTTTGCTGCGGTGGCTGAAAGTTGGCGTCGAAGAGGTTGCGACAGTCCTTGGCGACGTGTCCCCAATTGCCACAAATCTGGCAACGAGgcctccatcgacgctgctggcCGCCATTGCGACCGTTGTTCCAGCCACCACCATTGCCGCCATTgcggccgtagccgccgccatcattgCGGCTGGAGCCGCTGCCATCATTGCGGCCGTAGCCGCCGGTGTTGCCTCCATGACGAGGCTGCCCCTGCTGGCCGTCACCACCATTGGGGCGAGAGAATCCACCACTAGGAAAAGTAGGGTTAGGGCGCACCGCcgcgttcaccgacgacgaccaCCGCTCGTTTTGCGCCTGCTGCGCTTGAAGGGACTCGAAGGAGAGGATGTCGGCGTAGAAGGTGGCATAGGGGACCGACGCGGTAGAGCCACGCGAGTGCGGAGCGGTGACGGGGTTGTACGCAGAGCCCAGGCCAATGACAATATAGTCAATGAGTTCATCGTCGGTGATGGGAGCACCGGTGGCGGCCATTGCATCTGCATAGCCCTTCATCTTCTGCATGTATACTGAAGCGGAGAGAtcttccttcctcgtcgtcacgaGCTGACGACGGATGTAGCGCACGTTGGCGCGGCTCTAAGCGCCATACAGATTGTGGACGCCGGTCCAGACCGCAGCGGCAGTTTGACAACCAATAAGCTGGTTGGCAATGTTGGGCTCCATGGAGCCGAGGAGCAGCCCGATGAGGCGCTGGTCCTGAGTCCACCAGTTATCGTATGCGGGGGTTAGGGATCGTCACGGCCTTGTCGCCGTCTCCCTCGGTGACCGTCTTTGCAGGCACGACGGTAGTCGCATCGAGGTGACGATGAAGTCCGGCACCGGCAAGGCTGGGAAGAACTATGCCCTTCCAGAGATTGAAGTTGCCGGCCTCCAGCCTGAACGGGGGAATAGGGACAATCCCCGCGGAGGCGCTCGCCATCGAGGAAGAGGAGGTCGACCCGACGGTGTTGGAGAGTTGAAGGGAGGAAGTCATCGCGGCGCGCGGAGGAGAGGTCTCTCGGCGGCGGCGACAGATGGGATCGCAGCGGCGgctgcatttgctctgataccaagacaAAAACTAGGTTTAGGGTTTCGGTGCTTGGGTGAACATCCCAGCCCGTTCCACATATATTTATATGACCAATACAACATACACAACCGTATACAATACGTATAGGCGTGTGCTACAAGATAGACAGAGTTAGATGCTAATTACAATTCTAACAACGTCACCATGTTACAAATATTAACTGACACCAGACAGGTGATCAGCGGCGACGCAATAACAGCAAACGAACAGGACGTCACAGATAGAATAATCAATGCATAGATCGGAGTGATTCCTCTGAAACTAGTGAAATATTCATGTGAAACGAACGCATTCAGAACAGGACCCTAGTTTTATAGCTGATCATGTTCAGACTCAACGTCAGTCAGGAGTTAACAATGCCAATCCGTTTTTAAGCCTCTCGAGTGTCAGCACATCAATCATGATAACCGTTTTCCTTCTTTCGTCACGTAAAACCAGGTGCAACTCGGATAGCGAGTTTGTAGAGACatgcacactactacctccgattcaaggaataaggcgccctctttctacgtgcttttcgtttgactaaatattacttcaaatatataaagattgtttgtataaaattaacattattagaaagtgcttttcaatacgaatccaacgatactaattacatataatataactaagattttgttgcttaatttttatggtcaaagttcatcttggaatacgcgtgcgccttattccttgggacggaggtagtattttgCAAGGATGAGATGAATTTAAGCCTTCACGTGCTCGCGGATGAATTGCTCCACTGCTGAAACATTGCCAGTGAGACCAGCACCTTCAGCAACTGCCACGTTGTTCTGGCATTGACTGAAGTTGAATGCCTCTCCAGTCTTCAGGGACACCAAGCTGGACTTCGTCGGTGATGTCAGCAGATGATATGGCATTCCTTGATTCCTGAAGCTTGTTCCTACAGAAATAACAAAAGACACCACACGTTATAACCATCTGGTCAGTGCAAATGCTCATAGGTGATTTTAGTTATATGAGTTATGAACAACCTCAGTTATTCCAGGATCAATGGATTACGAACAGAACACATATGCAAACATGTTTTTGCAGCATAATGCAAAACCAACAACTGAGGCCAAATTCACATAAATTGGAGCATATGCCAGCCCAACAATGCATTCAAAGATTCTAACTGTCCAAATATGTtatatatgaaaaaaaaaatacttcTTTTTTCGAGCTGCTTCTTGATGAACTCCTTAAGTGAGCTGTACTTTTGCCTCTTTTTTCTGTTATATGTTAGAAATTAACAATGCACTTATTTTTTCAGCTACTTTGTGATGAAATCCTTTGAGTAAGTCGTAGGCTTGTAGCTTCGTCTGTTTTCTTGCATCATCAAGAACCTAAGATTCAGAGGAACTGTCAAATGCATTATTGGGATGGCTATCACACGGTTCTTGCACCTAATAAATAAAATGCACAAATGGGTGTTTTACGCGAATAACAGAAGACGCGTGAAGCATTGCTTAAGGAACATTCGGGCAAGGAAACTTCACACTGAAGTATGCAGACGATGTACTCTCGAATTTTGGCATATCAACATAAGCAAGATATTCTGAGCTCCAACATGCTTGCATTTATATAGTGCTAATGGAGATAAGACCACAGATAGCTAGATAGTTATACGTCAACATAGACAAAGTAAAGATCTTAGAAGCTTCAGGACAGGACATGTCCAAGAGAACAAAAACATGAATAGGCTGCTAATTGGGCATATCACTAACTTTGTATCTGGGTTGTCTTACGCTTGAAAAGATAGCAGATGTCACTCACCACCTGAACTATACATATGCAGATGAATCTCATTGTATTATGTCCTAACCCTCTTTCTGAGCTCAGCAGTAATTGATGGGAATTTCAGAACCAACAGTGCATAACCATCAGTGAACACTGCCTCCTGGAAATTTTCCTGCACCGCCAAGAAGTCAATGCACTTGCTCTTCAACTCAGGACAGTTATATGTTTCGGCGCAAGCTAAGGTAGTTGCAACTGTATCTGTCGACACCTTATCCCATAACTTTTGGGCACACATAAGCTTCAGCCTGTCTAGTGCATATCGATCGGCCGCAGCAAGTAGATCCTGAAGTATGTCAGCGGAAGGGTCCCCAAGCTCATCTTCTCCAGGCAACGCATCGGTGTATATGAACCGAAGCATAACTTTGAATGTTGCAGGCGCAATTTCTTGCAGCGTGATGGATGTCATCGTAGCCTCTGCCATGGGGCCGAAGAGCTCGGCTCTGAAGACCGGTGAGCGGGCAGCAAGCACTGCACGGTGAGCGTGGAAGGTCTGGCCATCGATGGTGAATGACACATCCATCCCGTCCGTGTGATCTAGCAAGCGGCCGAAATGGATCCCGATGTCAGAAGGTGGCACAGGAATAGGGCTGTCATCGATGACCATGATGCCACACACAAATGTAATGTGCCCGTCTGTTACGTAGTCATTCTCCAGCTTAGTTCTGTCAACAAACTGACTCCATCCCCAGTCGACATCATCAGCATTGCCTTCACCATCGATTGGGAATTCACGAACGCATGACCTTCTTGAAGCCGTGGTACACGGTTGGTCATCCTTGTCCATCAAGAAGGCCTCGAAGATTGCCTTTACTCTTTTGGTTCTGCCCATGTGCTTGAGGAATATGGATAGATGCTCGCCCTTGTGTTCCTTATGTGCCCCACGCGGGTAGCACTCAATCCTCCAGTTGTGTCCCCCGACGGAGAAGACGTCGGAGTAAACGGCCTTGCCGATGGGAAGCTGTTTGGTTTGCTCGTAGTCTATTCTGAACTGAACAGAAGAACCCAACATGGTGGTCATGATCTGCGCCTCCAGCCCGGTCTTCCTAGCTTTCTTCATCACTGAACAAACTGCTGAGTAAATGAAAGAGCAAATTTTACCACCAAATTGACAATAAAAACAAATTTCTTCAGTTTTTTTCTAAGAAAAGGACACCCTGACCCTAACGATTTGTTGAGGAAGAACGAGAGGGTACTCACTGGCTTGCTAGCGGCGGCTGTCCTGCTAGTGGACTGGTGGTGGAGATCGGTGCTGAGGCACCGCCGCCCGCTCCTCCGCAAGTTTGCCGTCCGCTCGTCCCCTGCTCTGCTCTGCTCAGCCACCGGTCGGCCGTCGCCACGCTAGCTCCTAGGGTTCTGTCTTCTGTTGATGCGGCCGCCGAGTGGCCGAAGCTGTATATGAGTATATCCCTTTTACTTAGTGTCGAAGCTGTATCACTTAACTGGGCCAGTTTTGGTCCGCACTCAACCCAGAACAAGCTGAACGGGCTCCCCTAAAAATTCCAGATGTTGATTTAGAACTTtgaaaggattttttttttttttgcaatttcacCTGATTACAGTGAGCACgatttgtttttgaatttttctgCTCTGTAACTTGTTACCCGAGTTAAATTTTCTGAATGTACCTACCTTCCTAGAATTGGTCCATAAAATTACCCGAGTTAAATTTTGCTGAACGTCTATGTAATGGAACATATGAATTCAGTCATTCACCGAGGCCACAGCTAGCTAACTGATGATCAGCAGGAAGGCAACAATGGCACAACGGATAGGATATCATAGATAGTCGATAGAGACCAAATGCAGATATAAGAGTGGTTCCTCTGAAAATTGTCAAATATTCATGTCAAACCAACGCTTTCAGAACAGGTCCTTAGTTTTAAAGCTGATCATGTTCAGACTCAACGTCGGTAAGGAGCTAGCAAATACCAATTGTCTATGCCTCTACAAAATCAGCACATCAACTATGGTAACCGTTTTCCTTCTTTCGTCAAGTAAAACCAGGCACAACTCGGATGGCGATTTTTCAGAGACATAAGCACTACTTCGCAAGAATGGGATGAATCTAAGCCTTCACATGCTCGCGGATGAATTGCTCGACTGCTGAAACATTGCCAGTGAGACCGGCGCCTTCAGCAACTGTCACATTGTTCTGGCATTGGCTGAAGTTGAACGCCTCTCCAGGGACACCAAGCTGGACTTCGTCGGTGATGTCAGCAGATGATATGGCATTCCTTGATTCCCGAAGCTTGTTCCTACAGAAATAACAAAGTCAACACACGTTATAGCCCATGTAATATATGAGATTAGCCACCTAGTCAGTGCGAATGCTCATACGGATTTTAATTAAATGAGTTATGAAATGACCTCAGTTATTCCAGGATCAATAAACTACGAACAGGACACATATGTAAACATCTTTTTGCACCATAGGCAAAAGTAGGAGTAGGATACTTTCATGATGCAGTAAATTGAGGCAAAATTCAAATAATTTAGTATATGCAAACCCAGTACTGCATTCAAAGTTTCTAACTGTCTAAATATATTATATGAAAAGAAACATACACTTCTTTTTCGAGCTGCTTCTTGATGAACTCCTTTGAGTGAGCTGTAACTTTGTCCGTCTTGTTGCAGAAAATCAGAACAGGAACCTTTTTCTTCACTACAGTTGCCTTTGTCAAAATGTCATACAAGTACCTGTGAAATAGACCCAAGTTACCAACTGCATTAGATACAGTGAAACATTCTGCTATATGTTTGAATATGAATTAAGCTCTTAAGCACCCTCTTAGTTTTGATCAGGCAGGTAATGGAGTCAACAGTTAAATAAAGCAGAAACTGTAGATATTTCTGAGAACAGAAATGAAGTCAGAAATTACTCTGCAGCAGCTTGCATGCTAGAAAGGAAATCCTGAGcatcaacaacaaaaacaactccAGCTGCTTGAGGTAGGAACTCATCAAGCTTAGGTTTCAGCCTTGCATGACCAGGAACATCAACAACATGAACAGGTTTCACTTTGCCATTCTGCAGGGAGAACAGAGCAAAGTCAAATAATAAGTCTTGCAGCAATGAAGCACCAGTATCTGAATACATAATGATGGCATCCGGTTTATATTTATATCAAGATGCAGCAAGGATCCATCTCCATCAAAATTGACTAACCCTTTCAAGTTCTGAATGCAGCACAAAGGTATCATTGTTATGTTCCATTGATGTCACGGTTCCTTGATGTGATGATCCATCGCGAAGCTAAGAGGAAGAGAAAGGACGAATTAGCACAAACATAGAAGACGACATGAGGCAGCCTGTTTGCTTGCTTCATGGATAATATAACTACAGatggaaataaccaaaaggagaagaGGAAATAGAAAATAGTCTTGGTTCGTCACATTAATTTCATGCAGGCATACCCTACAATATATGAGATCATACAGCAAATCAAGGTTACAAGGCAAGACGCACAACAGATAAAACTTTACAAATCACAGAAGAAAAGGCTAGATTAGTCTTTTTCTAGTCTACCAAACCATAATGTGTGGTAAGAAACATATATAGGAGCAGATTGCAAGCCTACTCTCTAACTTGTACAACTTGGCAACTTAGAAAGACACAAAACTGGCAATAACATTTGCAAAACTAGATATCCATGGTTATTACTCTGGTCTAATTCTACGTTTCAAGATAATCCAGCAGAATTTGAAAAGCTGTATCACTAAACAGGTAAGAGAGACTCGCCACAGAACAAAGGGAGCATGTACGGAACTGGAGCGGTTAGAGTAGATAATTACCTGGTAGAAAAGAATAGTTTTACCACTCCCACTAAGCCCAGATAGCACTATGGTGTTGGATTTGGAGGATTTCAAACAAGAAGCTGTTTAGAAAAATCAAACATGCACTGCTCGTCAATTACTGCACATATAGAACCAGTGAACTTACAATAGAAGTTACAGTCACAAAAGCAGGAAGCTTAGCAAGCAACACAATCGAACAACATATTTTAGATCTTGAGGCCCGCCGTGATATAAACTAAGGCATTAAGTGCTAATGTTACACCTTTGAACACAATTTATCTCGAGATACAACAAAACCCCAATCCCTTTTGCTTGTTTTAACATGACACATACTATCATGTTATTGTCTCTGCCAGATGCTCTGATGCTTATAAGCTCAAACTAATAATTTTAACATCCCACAGTAGTAAATTTCTACAAGGTGCACTTCCAAATTTCATATAACTCAAAAGAAATTCAGCACTAGCTTGCATAAATTATGGCCCACTGCAATTATAAAGTCAAAATCAGCTCAAGTGTGAACACTAACCGACAATTTCAAGGGCCCTGCTTCCATTCTAAGCCGACGGTTTACAGAGAAGCAGGGGGAGTCTACTATTCCAAACATAACAGTTCACCACAGCATATAGGGAAAAATGGTACTGCATCCATACTATACATAATGCTGTTTATCCAAATAAATAAACAGGCAACTACAACGTGCTTCCCCAGTTGAGCTAAATTGCATAGACTACGGACCAGTTCTCAGTTCTATTCGAGCCATGGACTCAACTACGCTTCAATCATATCTGAACCTATCAGCATTACACTACAGCTACTTATACAACTGTTCATCCACCACAACTAGTAGACTATTCGTCAAAAACGACAGCTCATAGCTACGAACGAAGCGCACAGCATCAAGCAGGACCCACGCCAGTTCCCGACGCTAAATTACTTCATCTATGAACTATTTCAGGACTCAATCTGCTCGTGAACTTGAATTTAGGGCAGCGTGGTGGGCCACATGGAAACGAACGAACGCAGCAGCGCCTCAGAGAGTCAGGAGCAAGGGCACACTGCGTGGAGGAGCTAAGGTTGCGGCACATCACCTGCGAGGAGCACCAGGACTGTGAGGGCGATGACCGCGACGGCGACGTAAATCTGCTCCGGGGGCTGCTGGCGGATCCAGCGCTCGGCCTGGCCCGCCCACGCCTCGGCCTGGTTGAGCCACTCGTCCATGGACGCGCTGAGggcgagggcggaggaggagcggcggggcCGCGGGATCTAGGAGCGGCGGGGCGGGGGAGTGGACGGGGAGTGggaacggcgaggaggaagatggaaAGAGGAGCGAGGATGAGTTGGAAACAGATCACGATGCGATGCGTGGGCACGAAGGACTCTTGTTGGGTCGTCACGTGAATCGTGAGGGATGAGCAAAGGAAGTCGGCCCGGCCCGTGCTACACAGGCTGGCTTCCTTCACGGAACCGAGGTTTGGTGGCAAATTTGTTCCTGCTGTATCTGGAGAGAACTGTGGCCCctcatcaaaataaaaaaaaatctggaGAGAACTGTGGCATGCCAAAATTTTGATGGTTCAGAGTTCATTCCAAATTGATGTTTTGCCAGATTCTTTTTATGAGAAGTATCCAAATATATTAATCCTTGCAATATCTGATTTGGGATGAAGGGAGTATAGAAGTTCACCTTCTAAAAAATTGAATTTGACTACAAATTATATGCAGAATAATTTGGGATAAAGGAAGTATAGAAGTT contains the following coding sequences:
- the LOC124682612 gene encoding signal recognition particle receptor subunit beta-like, whose product is MDEWLNQAEAWAGQAERWIRQQPPEQIYVAVAVIALTVLVLLAASCLKSSKSNTIVLSGLSGSGKTILFYQLRDGSSHQGTVTSMEHNNDTFVLHSELERNGKVKPVHVVDVPGHARLKPKLDEFLPQAAGVVFVVDAQDFLSSMQAAAEYLYDILTKATVVKKKVPVLIFCNKTDKVTAHSKEFIKKQLEKEVNKLRESRNAISSADITDEVQLGVPGEAFNFSQCQNNVTVAEGAGLTGNVSAVEQFIREHVKA
- the LOC124683459 gene encoding BTB/POZ and MATH domain-containing protein 2-like; translation: MKKARKTGLEAQIMTTMLGSSVQFRIDYEQTKQLPIGKAVYSDVFSVGGHNWRIECYPRGAHKEHKGEHLSIFLKHMGRTKRVKAIFEAFLMDKDDQPCTTASRRSCVREFPIDGEGNADDVDWGWSQFVDRTKLENDYVTDGHITFVCGIMVIDDSPIPVPPSDIGIHFGRLLDHTDGMDVSFTIDGQTFHAHRAVLAARSPVFRAELFGPMAEATMTSITLQEIAPATFKVMLRFIYTDALPGEDELGDPSADILQDLLAAADRYALDRLKLMCAQKLWDKVSTDTVATTLACAETYNCPELKSKCIDFLAVQENFQEAVFTDGYALLVLKFPSITAELRKRVRT